CCAAACATGATCCAGGAGAACCTTGTACTACTTGGTTTTAGCTATGATTTTCAATGGGCGTGGAACATGGCCCAGCAATCCAGAAGTTTGagataaaatatatagtttACAGTAAATAGACAAATTGTACAAGTTCATTTCAGCATGACTTGAACCTGCAGAAAATAGTAGTAATTTAtttctaactttaaaagttGTGTGTATACACAAGTTCGAACATGTACATGCTCAGCTCTGGAAATCACTACTATTATTTCATATCAAATCCATCTCCATTTAAGAACCAGTTTGACCATGCATACCAAacaattttcatgaatatgaaaatgttaATGTTTGTCAGAAAATCAGTTCTTTGATATTTCACACAGAGCCAAATGAATCACAAGAAAAATCAAGTGATTACTACAGTCTAGTTAGATCGGTCAAAAAGAACCATTATCAACTCTTGTAAAATAATACTGGCACACGGAGAAGGACAAGGCAATTGCTTTTCACATAAGAGAAGCGTAACAAATAACTTCTGATACATATAACTTATAAGAGGTTAGTGCACGGGGTTTGGCGTTGGTTGTCAGGAAAATGGTCGAGTTCAAACCCCATAGGCATCACTAGCAGAAAAAGGCCCTAGGGGCAAGGGAGGGTAAGCCATGGGGTTCTCCGATATGGCCAAATCAGTGTAGGAGACAGTAAACTTCACCTTCTTAACATGGCCTTCTTTGGTTATTTcatatttgctttctttttctgtacAATCAATTAATCACCTAATCTTTCAGATTCAAATGATTGATATTATATGAGtgtcatttttttatcatcattttaTAAATATTGATAAAAGTTGGCACCTGaaagaacattaaaaacaaaaaccttgatttcatacacacacacaaacatgttTACACGTGCAAGTATGTATATGCCTCCCTATGTCCTAATTCCACGAAATGCATTTGTACGTGGATGTGCATATGGCTCTGGTTCTAAAAGCATTGCAACAcggcaatattttttttcctttttcgcaTCTGCATCCAAGTCACAGCCAAAAGAATTTAGCTGCTCCTACTTCATATTCAGGAGAAACTAGCACATTGACTCAGAACTGACAGGTAAAATCAAAGACCTTGGGCAAGAATCCTCATTATACACTCTATGGCTATTTAGACCACAAAAAACACTGACATAACTCACCGGGTAACCATTCCAACCTGGAATTGGCAAGACTGCTGGATGGGGTGGTAGCATAACAGGCATAAAGGGTGGAGATGCTTCTACTGAGGCACCTAAATCATTTGATGTCATCTGCACAGACCATGATGATGCAGGTGCTTGAGATGTGCCAGCTGGATGAACTGGAAAAGATCCACCTCCTTGATGATATCCTGAAGCAGGAGGACAAGCTCCAATTGCTGTTGGATCAGGATGATGAAACTTGCAGTTTGTTGCATACTTGCAGGAACCAGTCCGCATGTAGAAAGGGCATTCTTTCTCTCCCTATGAGACAGGTACATCATTCAACATAGATcaattacaagaaaattgagtttttaaaaatgattttgctATAAATAATATGAAAGAACTACCAGTCTTATAGGAAGCCCTAAGAAGTTAAGCTCCGGCTTCCCACCAGCACCATCTTTTTCTCGAGGATGGTGATATCTGCAAGCTCCTCCAAATTTACAAGTTCCAGTCTTCAagtaaaactgaaaaatatgCCAGGATAAAATTAAAGAATCATAAACCATCATAGTTGCTAACTGCATTCAATGAAAGAACCAATTCAACACTGAGAAGCTACACTTAGGCCTTATCAGTGCTTCATGATTATGCAAGAAAATTGAATAGAACATGCAACTAAAGGTTAGACAAGACACATTCTATCCAGATACTAGTTTCAAGATTGATAATATTTTGTGATATTGTAAAATCCTGTAAAGAGTGTCTCAAAGAAAAGATCTCCTCAGGAGATGAAAAATCATTTCCATGGTCAAATTGTTGTTTGACAACAATGGAGGAGGTGGAGCAGATTACCCTTCAGAAGTCATATCTCAGAGGCATCTTCAGTTTGAAGCTCCAGTGATTCCAAAACTCAACAATATTGTCTAACCTTTAAACCAAACTCAGACAAACGTCCTTCTGTTGGATTACATTGaactattttttatgtttgtttgagACTTTTTGAGGTGCTGCATGAGTTGCACACCACCAAGCAGGTTCTAATTCTAAAAGTGCCTATTTGATCACTTTCTAATTCCATTCTTATGGAAAAATATGCATCACCAGAAGCTTCAATACTGGCTTGGTTCATCACATGCTCAAAGTAGGACGTTCCTCAAACAAGAGGCTTCAACTTTTAACGTTGATGCCTTATGTGCTACAATGAAGAGAACACCGCATTTATCCTTTTCAGatttatgttttcctttaaAGCTACAGCCTGCCTGTAGCATAAACTGAATTCACCTTCTTGGAATTGTTTTTCCCCTCAAAAACTGCTGCATGTAGAACAGGCTAAATTTCCGACATATTACCTTCCTAATCACAGGATCTGAAATGAGAGACATCCTGCCatttttcataaattatttCGCCTTTGTTAGGATAAACAAGTAGCAACCAAACTATGCAACTTTGACAATCAAcggagagaggaggagaaaaggCAAGTAGCAGTGTGCATCAGATGGCTTAATAAGAGGGCGAggaaaacaaaagcattggCTAGTCAAACTTCTAGCCTGGGTATTGAAAAAGgtgggggaaaaaaaaagaaagacagacaGACGGGAAGACAGCAGTAGAAGAATGCTGGAGAAGATTGACTAACAACTGCAGTAGAAATGAAGAAGCCAAATGGTAGCAGCGATAAACATTTCAATTGCAACATGGAAAGGAAAACTACTGCAGTGGATGAATTCCAGAGGAAGGACAAAAGAACAAATGGAGTAGAACAAAGAAGCCACAGCAGAAGTGGTAATAAATACTGATTGCTACATCTGATAGAAACTGCATGCTCAAAAGTTCAGGGCAATGcaacattattttcttttgaaggacAGATCAACCAAAGTAGATGAAGGAATACGCCTCAAATTAGGTGACAAGAATGCAGATGAAAACTCCTGGAAAGAGCCAACAATTCCCGCTGCACTTGCTTAAGCGCTAAAATCACAccgttttcaaaaaattttaaacacgAAAATATCTAACAAGCATCTTCTTCACCATATTCACTACCTTGCATTCTCGCTGACCAACTCTTTCTGGAAGCCCTTCTTGTCCCTTCGCCACCTGCGAAAAACATCCACCCAAAGCAACCCGCGTCAAAGAATTATCAACAACAAAAATCGGGAAAACAAAAAGGAGGTCGACTTGAACACGCTCCTGAAACATGACAACTCACCCATGTACATACTATATCTACAAAATAAGCTCACTGATTTATATACAATAACTGCAGAAGCAACACAATGTTGAGGAGTGTTTTGGGGGGGTGGAGGATGCGAAGAAGAACAAGGGAATTTTGTGGCATAAAATCCACAGCAAACAGAGAACAGTAACCAGAAGTGATCGATCATAGTTTGAGAAACGAAGAAAAACCGATCAGCTCCATCTAAAGGATCGATCCGAGAAGCAAAAGGAAAGCAGATGTCCCTTTGAATTCACAACTACCAAGAGACAAAACTTCACTATGAAAATAGAAGTAAGAACTAACGACGACAGTACTAACAGGCACAGGAAGAGAGACAAGAATGGGTGGGGAAGCATCACCTGCTGATGGCGCGTTCTCTCCGGCGGGTGATTGAACCGACAATTCATTCCGTATTTACAGATTCCCCTTTTCATATAATAAGCACAATCGGGCTCATTAGGTCTCTGGGGGAACAGAAACACTGAACCATCGGTACTACCTCCCTCATCGGCCCCCTTCTGGttccccttccccttcttcttcttcttattcttcctcttcttcttcttcctatcattctcctcttcttccttcacCTTCTCTCCCTCGCAACTACCAGCTCCGCCACCGTCCTCCTGACCATCCccaccttcctcttcctcatcatcttcatcatcatcatcatcctcgtCCTCGCCGTCGTCATCGCCATCATTGTCATCACCATCACTCTCACCGTCGTCGTCGTCGttgtcgtcgtcgtcgtcggcCACCCTgtcggcgacggcggcggcaggAAGGGAGTCGTCCAACATCAGATTCTCCAATTCGCCTGCCAGTGCCACCACCGCATTGGCGACAACGTCGGCGGAAGTCGGTGGTACCCCCAAACCTTCCTGTTCAACCAACCCCATCGTCGACCCAAGTCACTCAAATCATCCAAGCCACCATCAAAACACACCCgcccactctctctctcgctgtccAAACTCAAAATAGAAAACGATTACTGATGACACGCTTTCCCTCGTCACTCTGTAGTCTGTTCCCCGTCAGAATCACACCCTCCACCCTTTTTCACACCTGATTTACAACCCCAATAACTTATtctcctgtttttttttcctctgtctGCCGTTCcctcacagagagagagatagagacggAGGAAATTTAATGAACGAACCAGCCAGTGACAACACCTCTTCTTCTCATTTACGTTGCCGTACTGATCTACATCGTATGCGGATGCAAGGGTAGGACGTACGTCGCTTCTtgatttcttccttcttctttcctacTACGTATTAAATACGCATACGCTTTACGATACACGCGGGATGCGGAGATCTCGAGGGCCGTTCAAAGAAAGCCGTCGGCTGCtgacggtggtggtggtggcgctGGCGGTGAGAGTCTCCTGGTGAgtctggctctctctctctctctctctgccgaCGGATTGCcacaaaaataatttgattcGATTTTCGTGATGTGCTTACTGTTTATGCCGAAGAAAGCAAAATCTTTTCCAATTTCTATTGTTGGTGCCTCGCTTTAAAATGCCATCACCGGCGAAGAAATTGGTAGAGTTCAAATTTCTGTAGACTATTATTTTGTTGTGattgtgattttttgtttttcgtgTTTGTCTGAACTCCAAAATCAAAGAGGTAAAAAACATAGTTTTGCATATATAATgccattttaaatgtgtttgAACGAAACCAAAATGAGTTCTTCCAAAACTTATTTTTGGCAAGGtgaaaaaactaatttttacaaaattaatttcaacaaaaccaatttttttaaaatccaacctaaaatcaaattaaagaaCGGGTGACCAAGTTGAGCATTTCATCTCATTGCCCAATAGCATGTTTcctatgcttcaacttatgtATCGATACTCACTTTTGCAGCACAATAAGTTAACACTTAATAGAGACTAACCGCTACCAGCTTTCTACCTCCTCGAGTGTTCATGAAGAACATATGTCATTATATTATTTGCAAATAAAAGAGCTGGAGAATGAACTGTaagttggatttgaatttgcaATTTGTTCTGCTTCCCTTCTAAAATTGCTCAAGGCAAAGGATAACAGGTGCAGTCTTTTCAACATCTTAATATAGAATTATTATGACAGAGTAAAGATAAGGAAAACAATGTCAAGAGTCAAAAAGGGAGGGCTGACTCGAGAAAGAATTGTTGTTGTAGTTATGAATGCAATTCCCAATCATGTAATAGAAGATACGATCTGCTTAGATCTCAAATCTGTGCTTAGATCACAAATCTGTGGATCCGTCATCGAAGCCTCTTTCCTTGGTCCTTGTCTTCTGCATTCGACCACAGAGTTGAAATCTAATACACTGAAATCCCCTGTTTGTTTAAACGGTGAACTCTATACCTCGGATTACTTGGGATCTGAAATTCAATGCAATTAAACCCAATCTAAGGCAACCACCATATTTaccgtggatttaagatccgtggtgatttgagatcctaaGATTCCAGATGcatagatttaaggtcagataTCTCCTTGTTCCGACCTTAAACTCGTGGTTTTAAACATGTAgaatggattttaaatccatgctactgagATCATCGGTTTGTTTAAACTTAAGATCTCCCAAAATACACCTTTTTATGTGttcttggatttaagatccaagattctcaaacacaacttaaGAAAAGGTTTTTCCAAAACAAGGTTTTTATGTTAGTTGTTTACCTcgtatttatttttaaataatgtCAAAACCActttaattttgttaaaaaaaaaataacccACCAGTGTTAAGAGAGCGCTTTCGGTGTTTTGTGCATTTCACCTACGACAGTGGAATGACACATGTCTTGCGTcaacatttttgaaaacatgGTAAGAGCAATGAGgccatttcaaaaaatttcatgcactaaacaatttttttttttttgtgctggGGCGAATGCCGGCATCGTGATTTATATGCattcatttttgaaatatacAATTTTGACTAGATCCATGCATAATAGACTcaacatatttttgtttttacattacAAATTCATGCGTCTTAATGCAAGTACGATTGCTACATGAGTTTCATATGAAATTTCCTTAAAAGTATAACCGACCACTTCATTAATCCACCCCAATAAATCCAATTTCACTGCTTAATGAACCTCTTTTACATGCAAAAAATGGATTACATGAGAAGGAGGTCATACCCAGACCTTTGTTGATCCTAATATACTCAACCATACATGAACCGTAGCGAGCAAACTAACCATGGTTATGAGTGGACAATGC
This window of the Nymphaea colorata isolate Beijing-Zhang1983 chromosome 2, ASM883128v2, whole genome shotgun sequence genome carries:
- the LOC116247265 gene encoding zinc finger CCCH domain-containing protein ZFN-like; the protein is MGLVEQEGLGVPPTSADVVANAVVALAGELENLMLDDSLPAAAVADRVADDDDDNDDDDGESDGDDNDGDDDGEDEDDDDDEDDEEEEGGDGQEDGGGAGSCEGEKVKEEEENDRKKKKRKNKKKKKGKGNQKGADEGGSTDGSVFLFPQRPNEPDCAYYMKRGICKYGMNCRFNHPPERTRHQQVAKGQEGLPERVGQRECKFYLKTGTCKFGGACRYHHPREKDGAGGKPELNFLGLPIRLGEKECPFYMRTGSCKYATNCKFHHPDPTAIGACPPASGYHQGGGSFPVHPAGTSQAPASSWSVQMTSNDLGASVEASPPFMPVMLPPHPAVLPIPGWNGYPAPVAPLLSPEWHQQPPSAPTVNDQSARKADFPMNQPHEPLDDFPERPGQPECQYFLKTGNCKFKAACKFHHPRSRVSKPLVCTLSPMGLPLRPDQTVCLHYSRYGICKFGPACKFDHPLTYAYQSPLAATVDGQCLPIEPSSYLEGGRSIPHGNGELSSKTSYINDAVVGSSD